One Halobacterium sp. DL1 DNA window includes the following coding sequences:
- a CDS encoding diacylglycerol kinase, whose translation MSATESPETVVVVNPNSGDGQHAEAIRNRASIRGYGLRETENEGEAVEFSREAAAAGASTVVAAGGDGTINEVLRGIDAADAFDDVTFGVIPVGTGNNFASNIDVTGIDDAFDVIENGERRRIDLGRTDDHLFVNSCVAGLTAESSGDTSDEMKERLGVLAYVVATLRSVAEFESLPISVDIYENGREATVWEGNAMTVLVGNARRFVPGEDSQANVEDGRFDVTVVEDVSALDLMGDAVAGRLFGRASEYVTRFHAPALDITLQTPEATQFSLDGEMVEGQSLSVHTDPGRVEVAVGEGYDPDPDRQ comes from the coding sequence ATGTCAGCAACAGAGTCACCGGAGACGGTCGTCGTCGTCAACCCGAACAGCGGGGACGGACAGCACGCGGAGGCGATTCGGAACAGGGCATCGATACGGGGGTACGGCCTCCGGGAGACGGAGAACGAGGGGGAGGCCGTCGAGTTCTCGCGAGAGGCGGCCGCGGCCGGCGCGTCCACCGTCGTGGCGGCCGGCGGCGACGGCACCATCAACGAGGTGCTCCGCGGCATCGACGCCGCGGACGCCTTCGACGACGTGACGTTCGGCGTGATTCCCGTGGGCACGGGGAACAACTTCGCGAGCAACATCGACGTCACCGGCATCGACGACGCCTTCGACGTCATCGAGAACGGGGAGCGGCGCCGCATCGACCTCGGGCGGACGGACGACCACCTGTTCGTGAACTCCTGTGTCGCGGGGTTGACTGCGGAATCGAGCGGGGACACCTCCGACGAGATGAAAGAGCGCCTCGGCGTGCTGGCGTACGTTGTCGCGACGCTGCGCTCGGTCGCGGAGTTCGAGTCGCTCCCCATCTCCGTCGACATCTACGAGAACGGCCGCGAGGCGACCGTCTGGGAGGGCAACGCGATGACGGTGCTTGTCGGAAACGCCCGCCGTTTCGTCCCGGGCGAGGATAGCCAGGCGAACGTCGAGGACGGCCGCTTCGACGTGACCGTCGTCGAGGACGTCTCGGCGCTCGACCTGATGGGTGACGCCGTCGCGGGCCGGCTGTTCGGCCGGGCCTCCGAGTACGTCACTCGGTTCCACGCGCCGGCCCTGGACATCACGCTCCAGACGCCGGAGGCGACGCAGTTCAGTCTGGACGGCGAGATGGTCGAGGGGCAGTCGCTGTCGGTGCACACCGACCCCGGGAGAGTGGAGGTGGCCGTGGGAGAGGGGTACGACCCCGACCCGGACAGGCAATGA
- a CDS encoding transport has translation MSGAPDPSEIFQRAVDEGNRRLDQTTLELVSTSFIAGFTVVFGMAALGIAHAAVEPQFGDVSKIAGGLAFGLALVFLVVGRTELFNENFFDPTAAAVDNDDSWMVGPLVRLWALTFVFNFVGGAMLATFVAIEGALPPGTAEALVSTAEDIVARSPLALFASAVFGGALVSLLSFLLQAVDSDGARITLSYMVGFLLALGPFDHVVVSVLHVYFGMLFGGPIGYGALLVTMAVSTAGNFVGGLGLVTVSHVAQVKGSRSESD, from the coding sequence GTGAGCGGTGCCCCCGACCCGAGCGAAATCTTCCAGCGCGCCGTGGACGAGGGAAACCGACGTCTAGACCAGACGACACTCGAACTAGTTTCGACGAGTTTCATCGCGGGATTCACCGTCGTCTTCGGGATGGCAGCCCTCGGCATCGCCCACGCCGCCGTCGAACCGCAGTTCGGCGACGTCTCCAAGATCGCGGGCGGGCTCGCGTTCGGTCTCGCGCTCGTCTTCCTCGTCGTCGGGCGCACGGAGCTGTTCAACGAGAACTTCTTCGACCCGACCGCCGCGGCGGTCGACAACGACGACTCCTGGATGGTCGGTCCGCTCGTCCGCCTGTGGGCGCTCACGTTCGTCTTCAACTTCGTCGGGGGCGCCATGCTCGCGACGTTCGTCGCCATCGAGGGGGCGCTCCCGCCGGGCACTGCAGAGGCGCTGGTCAGCACCGCCGAGGATATCGTGGCCAGGAGCCCGCTGGCGCTGTTCGCCAGCGCCGTCTTCGGGGGCGCGCTCGTCTCGCTGCTGTCCTTCCTCCTCCAGGCCGTCGACAGCGACGGCGCGCGAATCACCCTCTCCTACATGGTCGGGTTCCTGCTCGCGCTCGGTCCGTTCGACCACGTTGTGGTCAGCGTCCTCCACGTCTACTTCGGGATGCTGTTCGGCGGCCCCATCGGCTACGGCGCGCTCCTCGTCACGATGGCTGTCTCGACAGCAGGAAACTTCGTCGGCGGTCTGGGCCTGGTGACGGTCTCGCACGTCGCGCAGGTGAAGGGGTCCCGCAGCGAGTCCGACTGA
- a CDS encoding succinylglutamate desuccinylase, translating into MTGEYVPPDVTVAGPGEPEVAVVGGVHGDEPSGVHAVRTLRQADLDLQRGVMFVIANPAAVEAGQRFLDSDLNRMFPGDSEGNREQRLAAELCDLIEPLTTVSIHGTHSHPEPFGLVHRSQPEEYELISELPLPHVVDHSGVNEGTITTCGCLVEIEVGIQGTDAAAISAELQARAFLRRVGSLPGNPPEGDPDFFHMTGAVPKRPDADGELHVKNFECVPEGTVYATVDGEELVADRPFYPILMSECGYVDIYGYKGRKLGDSLEDVEDGWLSA; encoded by the coding sequence ATGACTGGTGAGTACGTCCCGCCGGACGTGACCGTCGCCGGTCCAGGCGAACCCGAGGTGGCCGTGGTCGGCGGCGTCCACGGCGACGAACCGAGCGGCGTTCACGCCGTGCGTACCCTCCGGCAGGCCGACCTCGACCTCCAGCGGGGAGTGATGTTCGTCATCGCCAACCCGGCAGCGGTCGAGGCGGGCCAGCGCTTCCTCGACTCGGACCTCAACCGGATGTTTCCGGGCGACTCGGAGGGAAACAGAGAGCAGCGTCTCGCGGCGGAACTCTGCGACCTGATCGAGCCACTGACCACGGTGTCGATACACGGGACGCACTCACACCCGGAGCCGTTCGGACTGGTCCACCGCTCACAGCCCGAGGAGTACGAACTCATCTCGGAACTGCCACTCCCCCACGTCGTCGACCACTCGGGCGTCAACGAAGGGACGATTACGACGTGTGGCTGTCTCGTCGAGATCGAAGTGGGAATCCAGGGAACCGACGCGGCTGCTATCTCTGCGGAACTGCAGGCCCGAGCGTTCCTCCGCCGGGTCGGTTCCCTCCCGGGGAATCCGCCGGAGGGCGACCCGGATTTCTTCCACATGACCGGAGCCGTCCCGAAGCGTCCGGATGCCGACGGAGAGCTCCACGTCAAGAACTTCGAGTGCGTCCCGGAGGGGACTGTGTACGCCACTGTCGACGGGGAGGAACTGGTCGCCGACCGGCCGTTCTACCCGATACTGATGTCCGAGTGCGGCTACGTCGATATCTACGGTTACAAGGGCCGGAAGCTCGGGGACTCGCTCGAGGACGTCGAGGACGGCTGGCTCTCCGCCTGA
- a CDS encoding membrane protein — MAFTPSTVVAAGTVAQIGQLTPLQFGGDLIALAVFFLILAIVAAVLGSRGIAGLSMDIAKWLVIIFVVLAIVTFFL; from the coding sequence ATGGCGTTCACACCGTCAACCGTGGTGGCTGCAGGTACAGTCGCGCAGATTGGTCAGCTAACGCCGCTCCAGTTCGGGGGTGACCTCATCGCCCTGGCGGTGTTCTTCCTGATACTCGCAATCGTCGCCGCCGTCCTCGGGTCCAGAGGTATCGCGGGGCTGAGTATGGATATCGCCAAGTGGCTCGTCATCATCTTCGTGGTGCTCGCCATCGTCACGTTCTTCCTCTGA
- a CDS encoding small mechanosensitive ion channel protein MscS translates to MSPTSHHLGAEPATATPGSGPEELVELVPILLQAAWFLLGFLVVVSVGWFVVEPLVRRAVRRRNRNNPTLQDAITRYVRLLVLLFAVLVGAVVAGYGHIIGDSAIVVAAGTLAVGVAAQTVIGSLVSGLVLVFDPEFSVGNYIEWGEYEGTVQSIQLRATRIETVNGELVTVPNTALTNDAIVRPYGRAEHRIVDHVDVDYEADVTETLRYVREAAAELDAVLEEPAPSAYVEELGDDAVVVRVHYWIERPRPGYVVDVRSAYARAVKRRLEDEGVAISPAPEQELSGSITVDGPE, encoded by the coding sequence ATGTCCCCCACCAGTCACCATCTCGGCGCAGAACCCGCGACAGCCACGCCCGGCAGTGGCCCCGAGGAACTCGTCGAACTGGTGCCGATCCTCCTCCAGGCCGCGTGGTTCCTCCTCGGGTTTCTCGTCGTCGTTTCGGTCGGCTGGTTCGTGGTCGAACCGCTCGTCCGTCGGGCGGTCCGTCGACGGAACCGCAACAACCCGACTCTCCAGGATGCGATAACCCGGTACGTCCGCCTCCTCGTGCTGCTCTTCGCCGTCCTGGTCGGGGCCGTGGTCGCGGGGTACGGACACATCATCGGCGACTCGGCCATCGTCGTCGCCGCCGGGACGCTCGCCGTCGGTGTCGCCGCGCAGACGGTCATCGGGTCGCTGGTTAGCGGCCTGGTGCTCGTCTTCGACCCGGAGTTCAGCGTCGGGAATTACATCGAGTGGGGGGAGTACGAGGGAACCGTCCAGTCGATACAGCTTCGGGCGACACGCATCGAGACGGTGAACGGCGAACTCGTCACGGTTCCGAATACGGCGTTGACGAACGACGCCATCGTCCGTCCGTACGGTCGGGCCGAACACCGTATCGTCGACCACGTCGATGTCGACTACGAGGCAGACGTCACCGAGACACTGCGCTACGTCAGGGAGGCAGCGGCGGAACTCGACGCCGTGCTCGAGGAACCTGCGCCGAGTGCCTACGTCGAAGAACTCGGGGACGACGCGGTCGTAGTCCGCGTCCACTACTGGATCGAGCGGCCACGACCCGGGTACGTCGTGGACGTCCGGTCAGCGTACGCGCGAGCAGTGAAACGCCGTCTGGAGGACGAGGGCGTCGCCATCAGTCCGGCACCGGAGCAGGAACTCAGCGGCAGCATAACCGTCGACGGCCCCGAGTGA
- a CDS encoding rubrerythrin, translating into MTNEEVTRLLKKAYGDEIETVMNYLTNSIVLDGVRAEEIKESLKVDIQEELDHAERLGERLKQLEEAPPASADFEAHQHSLQPPEDTTDVPAVIEGVLEAEEGAIDTYRALIDAATDANDPVTEDLAVTILADEEAHRTEFRGFRKEYVND; encoded by the coding sequence ATGACCAACGAAGAGGTCACTCGACTGCTGAAGAAGGCGTACGGTGACGAGATCGAGACCGTGATGAACTACCTCACGAACTCGATCGTGCTCGACGGCGTACGCGCCGAGGAGATCAAGGAGTCCCTCAAGGTAGACATTCAGGAGGAACTCGATCACGCCGAACGGCTCGGCGAGCGACTCAAGCAGCTCGAGGAGGCGCCGCCCGCCTCCGCCGATTTCGAGGCCCACCAGCACTCCCTCCAGCCGCCCGAGGACACCACGGACGTGCCCGCTGTCATCGAGGGCGTGCTTGAGGCCGAGGAGGGCGCCATCGACACGTACCGGGCGCTCATCGACGCCGCGACGGACGCCAACGACCCGGTCACGGAGGACCTCGCGGTGACCATCCTCGCCGACGAGGAGGCCCACCGCACCGAGTTCCGTGGCTTCCGGAAGGAGTACGTCAACGACTGA
- a CDS encoding XapX domain-containing protein, with protein sequence MDVAFVAAATLTGLVVGAVFASLRIPIPAPGNLAGVMGVAGIWLGYRLVRHFDVGIDLVDALGL encoded by the coding sequence ATGGACGTGGCTTTCGTCGCGGCGGCGACGCTCACCGGACTGGTCGTCGGTGCCGTGTTCGCATCGCTTCGCATCCCCATCCCGGCCCCGGGGAATCTCGCGGGCGTGATGGGTGTCGCCGGTATCTGGCTCGGCTACCGACTCGTCAGACACTTCGACGTCGGCATCGACCTGGTGGACGCGCTCGGGCTGTAG
- a CDS encoding succinate dehydrogenase, with the protein MYEHDVIVVGGGGAGLRAAIAADEEGADVAIVTKLHPVRSHTGAAEGGINAALREGDSWQDHAYDTMKGSDYLGDAPAVDSLAQDAPEEVIQLEHWGMPFSREEDGTVSQRPFGGLSFPRTTYAGAETGHHMLHTLYQQVVKRGIEVYDEWYVSQLAVTDEDDPNDRECNGIVAWDVQSGEIAGFRARDGVILATGGPGQAYDHTTNAVANTGDGVAIAYRAGVPMEDMEMVQFHPTTLPSTGVLISEGVRGEGGILYNSEGERFMFEYGYATNDGELASRDVVARAELTEIAAGRGVEDEYVYLDMRHLGEERITDRLENILHLARDFEGVDGLTEPMPVKPGQHYAMGGIEVNEHGETCISGLYAAGECACVSLHGANRLGGNALPELIVFGARAGRHAAGADMPEPKIETGPYDDAEREEIGVPVGAPDREEAEPAADGGASVEGGRDARGPGDVVQATRDAEAERIETLLEREDGVNHADVRANLQETMTENVNVFREEEGLKQALRDIQVARERYQDVYVADKSRTFNTDLQHTIETRNLLDVAEAIAMGALAREEFRGAHWRAEHQERKDDEYLKHTLVSWNDGEPELWYRPVLLEGAEGKYEPKERSY; encoded by the coding sequence ATGTACGAACACGACGTAATCGTCGTCGGTGGTGGCGGTGCGGGGCTCCGCGCAGCCATCGCCGCCGACGAGGAAGGCGCAGACGTAGCGATCGTCACGAAACTCCACCCGGTGCGCTCGCACACGGGCGCGGCGGAGGGCGGCATCAACGCCGCGCTCCGCGAGGGGGACTCGTGGCAGGACCACGCGTACGACACGATGAAGGGGTCGGACTACCTCGGCGACGCGCCGGCCGTCGACTCCCTCGCGCAGGACGCCCCCGAGGAGGTCATCCAGCTGGAGCACTGGGGAATGCCGTTCTCCCGTGAAGAGGACGGGACGGTCAGCCAGCGGCCGTTCGGCGGGCTGTCGTTCCCGCGGACGACGTACGCCGGCGCGGAGACCGGCCACCACATGCTCCACACGCTCTACCAGCAGGTGGTCAAACGGGGTATCGAGGTGTACGACGAGTGGTACGTGAGCCAGCTAGCCGTCACCGACGAGGACGACCCGAACGACCGGGAGTGTAACGGCATCGTCGCGTGGGACGTCCAGAGCGGCGAGATAGCTGGCTTCCGCGCCCGCGACGGCGTCATCCTCGCGACGGGCGGTCCCGGCCAGGCGTACGACCACACGACGAACGCCGTGGCCAACACCGGTGACGGCGTCGCCATCGCCTACCGAGCCGGGGTCCCGATGGAGGACATGGAGATGGTGCAGTTCCACCCGACGACGCTCCCCTCTACGGGCGTCCTCATCAGCGAGGGCGTGCGCGGCGAGGGCGGCATCCTCTACAACTCGGAGGGCGAGCGGTTCATGTTCGAGTACGGCTACGCGACCAACGACGGCGAACTCGCCTCCCGGGACGTCGTCGCTCGCGCCGAACTCACGGAGATCGCCGCAGGTCGCGGCGTCGAGGACGAGTACGTCTACCTCGACATGCGCCACCTCGGCGAGGAGCGCATCACGGACCGACTGGAGAACATCCTCCACCTGGCGCGGGACTTCGAGGGCGTCGACGGCCTCACCGAACCGATGCCGGTCAAGCCCGGCCAGCACTACGCGATGGGCGGCATCGAGGTCAACGAGCACGGCGAGACGTGCATCTCCGGCCTCTACGCCGCGGGCGAGTGCGCCTGCGTGAGTCTCCACGGCGCGAACCGCCTCGGCGGCAACGCGCTCCCGGAACTCATCGTCTTCGGCGCGCGTGCGGGTCGGCACGCTGCTGGTGCCGACATGCCGGAGCCGAAGATCGAGACTGGACCGTACGACGACGCCGAGCGCGAGGAAATCGGCGTGCCGGTCGGGGCCCCGGACCGCGAAGAGGCCGAACCCGCGGCCGACGGCGGCGCGAGCGTGGAAGGCGGCAGAGACGCTCGCGGCCCCGGCGACGTGGTGCAGGCGACGCGCGACGCGGAAGCCGAGCGCATCGAGACGCTCCTCGAACGCGAGGACGGCGTCAACCACGCCGACGTTCGCGCGAACCTCCAGGAGACGATGACGGAGAACGTCAACGTGTTCCGGGAGGAGGAGGGCCTGAAGCAGGCCCTGCGGGACATCCAGGTGGCCCGCGAACGCTACCAGGACGTCTACGTCGCGGACAAGTCCCGGACGTTCAACACGGACCTCCAGCACACCATCGAGACGCGCAACCTCCTCGACGTCGCGGAGGCCATCGCGATGGGCGCCCTCGCCCGCGAAGAGTTCCGCGGCGCCCACTGGCGGGCCGAACACCAGGAGCGTAAGGACGACGAGTACCTCAAGCACACGCTCGTCTCCTGGAACGACGGCGAACCCGAACTCTGGTACCGCCCGGTGCTCCTCGAAGGCGCCGAAGGCAAGTACGAGCCGAAGGAACGCTCGTACTAA